One part of the Pseudomonas sp. MYb118 genome encodes these proteins:
- a CDS encoding TIGR02647 family protein, with the protein MSLSPELVAELEILALFNLDSSQEGLKIHQTAAPKAIAAAQRLFEKELIDQPDGGYLTSLGRDAAQNVQTVLTILKASETA; encoded by the coding sequence ATGTCGCTAAGCCCTGAACTGGTTGCCGAACTGGAAATCCTCGCACTCTTCAACCTGGACAGTTCCCAGGAAGGCTTGAAAATTCATCAGACCGCTGCCCCAAAAGCTATCGCCGCCGCACAACGCCTGTTTGAAAAAGAACTGATCGACCAGCCCGATGGTGGTTACCTGACCAGCCTGGGTCGTGACGCTGCGCAAAATGTGCAGACCGTCCTGACGATTCTGAAAGCTTCCGAAACGGCCTGA
- a CDS encoding class I adenylate cyclase — protein MTRTHEIRPDLEEGIDRKVLSQLRARFLKLNEGRMARAMEGLSTRQQGVLTLLPLFFHVNHPLLPGYVSGSTPAGLSNFEPDANALADAQRLTRSFSYKPRHGSNPPRPIHGLFLMGSLGTLAQADQSDMDFWVSHAPDLTEHELAELRKKCQLLEAWAASQGAEAHFFLIDPARFVLGERDTQLSSEDCGTTQHYLLLDEFYRTAIWLAGRTPIWWLVPVYEESSYDRYTHTLLSKRFIRADETLDLGHLAYIPPGEFIGAGLWQLFKGIESPYKSVLKLLLTEVYASEHPRVQCLSLRFKQAVFANRLDLDELDPYVVVYRRIEEYLITRGETERLELVRRALYLKVNRKLTGNSRSQSWQRSLLERLAHEWHWDHRQLALLDSRSQWKVRQVSAERRSLVNELNYSYRFLTEFARNEQTVSLINKRDLNVLGRRLYAAFERKADKVEFINPGIAPDLAEDTLTLVHAPNKAESVQTYWGLYNGSLTALEWEHFAPIKRSRHLLELLTWCHRNGVIDSSTRLALHPGESDLSEFELFNLLGSLQQSIALPLPTVAEEPLLRASVPSEVLILVNVGVDPLKHHRDLNILMTTERTDSLSYAGVRENLVLTLDQVTLNSWNEVLVNRFDGPHALLDCLRDYLNNLPNGPRQPKLHVRCFCHNRAQFIARRVEEVLDTAQNLLLSQLNHRYLIQVQQHYHVLELVPGQVNHVALATLPALLDYLGEELPTYSPLHLDPMALEDHDLALVLPMGQPECIQVFYRIQDDQADLYVLDEFDALWQQRLPYHDEQSLLVPLQRFLQSIQYRREALLPMDAAQPGFDTLYYQLLPSGPGRARRVEARPAPQTPVAKPFYDVQAIVGKAAPGEVQVTLYCNQREFSELEHGDQLFSRVAREIVEQRREVERYRCYITDLDLSGLIGEGQSSSNLYLRYKADLERALNDALELI, from the coding sequence ATGACCCGCACCCATGAAATTCGCCCCGATCTGGAAGAAGGCATCGACCGCAAGGTGCTCAGCCAGTTGCGCGCGCGTTTCCTGAAACTCAACGAAGGGCGCATGGCCCGCGCCATGGAAGGGCTTTCGACCCGCCAGCAAGGCGTGCTGACCTTGTTGCCGCTGTTTTTTCACGTCAATCACCCGCTGTTGCCCGGCTACGTTTCGGGCAGCACACCGGCCGGGCTGTCGAACTTCGAACCCGACGCCAACGCCCTGGCCGACGCCCAGCGCCTGACCCGCTCGTTTTCCTATAAACCGCGCCATGGCAGCAACCCGCCACGACCGATCCACGGCCTGTTCCTGATGGGCAGCCTCGGCACCCTGGCCCAGGCCGACCAAAGCGACATGGACTTCTGGGTGTCCCACGCGCCGGACCTGACGGAACACGAGCTCGCCGAGCTGCGCAAAAAGTGCCAGTTGCTGGAAGCCTGGGCAGCAAGCCAGGGCGCCGAGGCGCATTTTTTCCTGATCGACCCGGCCCGTTTCGTGCTCGGCGAGCGCGATACGCAATTGAGTTCCGAAGACTGCGGCACCACCCAGCACTACCTGCTGCTGGACGAGTTCTACCGTACCGCCATCTGGCTGGCCGGGCGCACACCGATCTGGTGGCTGGTGCCGGTGTACGAAGAGTCGAGCTACGACCGCTACACCCACACGTTGCTGTCCAAGCGTTTTATCCGCGCCGACGAAACCCTCGACCTGGGTCACCTGGCCTACATCCCGCCCGGCGAATTCATCGGCGCCGGCCTGTGGCAGTTGTTCAAGGGTATCGAGTCGCCCTACAAGTCGGTGCTCAAACTGCTGCTGACCGAGGTCTACGCCAGCGAACACCCGAGGGTCCAGTGCCTGAGCCTGCGCTTCAAGCAGGCGGTATTCGCCAACCGCCTGGACCTCGACGAACTGGACCCGTACGTCGTGGTTTACCGGCGCATCGAGGAATACTTGATCACCCGTGGCGAAACCGAGCGCCTGGAGCTGGTACGCCGTGCGCTGTACCTGAAGGTCAACCGCAAACTCACCGGCAACAGTCGCAGCCAGAGCTGGCAACGTTCATTGCTGGAACGACTGGCGCACGAATGGCACTGGGATCATCGACAACTGGCCCTGCTGGACAGCCGCAGCCAGTGGAAAGTCCGCCAGGTCAGCGCCGAGCGCCGCTCGCTGGTCAACGAGCTCAATTACAGTTATCGCTTCCTGACCGAGTTCGCCCGCAACGAGCAGACGGTCAGCCTGATCAACAAACGCGACCTCAATGTACTGGGCCGACGCCTGTACGCGGCGTTCGAGCGCAAGGCCGACAAGGTCGAGTTCATCAACCCGGGCATCGCGCCGGACCTGGCCGAAGACACCCTGACGCTGGTGCATGCGCCCAACAAGGCCGAATCGGTGCAAACCTACTGGGGCCTGTACAACGGCAGCCTGACGGCCCTGGAGTGGGAGCACTTCGCCCCGATCAAGCGCAGCCGCCACTTGCTGGAGCTGCTGACCTGGTGTCATCGCAACGGTGTGATCGACAGCAGCACCCGCCTGGCCCTGCACCCCGGTGAGAGCGACCTGAGCGAGTTCGAACTGTTCAACCTGCTCGGCAGCCTGCAGCAGAGCATCGCCCTGCCCCTGCCCACGGTGGCCGAAGAACCGCTGTTGCGTGCCAGCGTGCCGAGCGAAGTGCTGATCCTGGTGAACGTCGGCGTCGACCCGCTCAAGCACCATCGCGACCTGAACATCCTGATGACCACTGAGCGCACCGACTCCCTGAGTTACGCCGGCGTCAGGGAGAACCTGGTACTGACCCTGGATCAGGTCACGCTCAACAGCTGGAACGAAGTGTTGGTCAATCGCTTCGACGGGCCTCACGCCCTGCTCGACTGCCTGCGCGACTACCTCAACAACCTGCCGAACGGCCCCCGCCAGCCGAAGCTGCACGTGCGCTGCTTCTGCCATAACCGCGCGCAATTCATCGCCCGGCGGGTCGAAGAGGTGCTCGATACCGCGCAGAACCTGCTGCTGAGCCAACTCAATCATCGCTACCTGATTCAGGTCCAGCAGCATTACCACGTGCTAGAGCTGGTGCCGGGGCAGGTCAATCATGTCGCCCTCGCCACGCTGCCGGCGCTGCTGGACTACCTGGGCGAAGAGCTGCCGACTTACAGCCCGCTGCACCTGGATCCGATGGCGCTGGAAGACCACGACCTGGCGCTGGTCCTGCCCATGGGCCAGCCCGAGTGCATCCAGGTGTTCTACCGGATCCAGGACGATCAGGCCGACCTGTATGTGCTGGATGAATTCGATGCCCTGTGGCAACAGCGCCTGCCGTATCACGACGAACAGAGTCTGTTGGTGCCGCTGCAGCGCTTCCTGCAGTCGATCCAGTACCGGCGCGAGGCGTTACTGCCGATGGATGCCGCCCAGCCGGGCTTCGATACGCTGTATTACCAACTGCTGCCTTCCGGCCCCGGCAGGGCTCGCCGGGTCGAGGCCCGACCCGCGCCACAAACTCCGGTGGCCAAGCCGTTCTACGACGTACAGGCGATCGTCGGCAAAGCTGCGCCAGGCGAGGTGCAAGTCACGTTGTACTGCAATCAGCGGGAGTTTTCCGAACTGGAACATGGCGACCAGCTGTTCAGCAGGGTCGCCCGGGAGATCGTCGAGCAGCGCCGGGAAGTCGAGCGCTATCGCTGCTACATCACCGACCTGGACCTGTCCGGCCTGATCGGCGAAGGGCAAAGCTCGAGCAATTTGTATCTGCGTTACAAGGCTGACCTGGAGCGCGCCTTGAATGACGCGCTTGAATTGATTTGA
- the rnk gene encoding nucleoside diphosphate kinase regulator: MTAPSITLTRLDVQRLERLIESLDETLPGVIALQTELDRAETLVGHDEVPADVVTMNSRVHCREEGSGKDYHLTLVYPKDANADEGRISILAPVGSALLGLKVGQHIDWPAPGGKTLKLTLLEVESQPANGGAFPE, from the coding sequence ATGACCGCACCTTCCATCACCCTTACCCGACTGGACGTGCAACGTCTGGAGCGCCTGATCGAAAGCCTGGATGAAACCCTGCCGGGTGTGATCGCGCTGCAAACCGAACTGGATCGCGCCGAAACCCTGGTCGGCCACGATGAAGTGCCGGCCGATGTCGTGACCATGAATTCCCGCGTGCATTGCCGTGAAGAGGGCAGTGGCAAGGATTATCACCTGACCCTGGTCTACCCCAAGGACGCCAACGCCGATGAAGGCCGGATCTCGATCCTGGCGCCGGTGGGCAGCGCGTTGCTCGGCCTGAAGGTCGGGCAGCACATCGACTGGCCTGCTCCGGGTGGCAAAACGCTCAAGCTGACATTGCTTGAAGTGGAATCGCAGCCTGCCAACGGCGGCGCTTTCCCGGAATAA
- a CDS encoding DUF1289 domain-containing protein has product MTQPAPVRPPKPLYSNVSPAVPSPCSGVCRLDEQKVCRGCFRHVEDIREWRSADDARRRVICEQAAQRKQPAPDSCGSEPARDGFKQNT; this is encoded by the coding sequence GTGACCCAGCCCGCACCGGTCCGGCCGCCCAAGCCGCTCTACAGCAATGTCAGTCCGGCCGTGCCTTCGCCGTGCAGCGGCGTGTGCCGGCTGGATGAGCAGAAAGTCTGCCGCGGCTGTTTCCGCCATGTCGAAGACATCCGCGAATGGCGTTCGGCCGACGACGCCCGCCGCCGGGTCATCTGTGAGCAGGCCGCACAGCGCAAGCAGCCTGCACCGGACTCCTGTGGGAGCGAGCCTGCTCGCGATGGTTTCAAGCAAAACACGTAG
- the cyaY gene encoding iron donor protein CyaY: protein MSLSEARFHDLVDATQQTLEDIFDDSDMDIDLESSAGVLTVKFENGSQLIFSRQEPLRQLWLAAVSGGFHFDYDEESERWMCDKSEEQLGEMLERIVLQQAGAEFDFEGL, encoded by the coding sequence ATGAGTTTGTCCGAAGCGCGTTTCCACGATCTGGTCGATGCCACCCAGCAAACCCTGGAAGACATCTTTGACGACAGCGATATGGATATCGACCTGGAGAGCTCGGCCGGTGTGCTGACCGTCAAGTTCGAAAACGGCAGCCAGCTGATCTTCAGCCGCCAGGAACCCCTGCGTCAGCTGTGGCTGGCCGCCGTGTCGGGTGGTTTCCACTTCGACTATGACGAAGAAAGCGAGCGCTGGATGTGCGACAAAAGCGAAGAGCAACTGGGCGAAATGCTCGAGCGCATCGTCCTGCAGCAGGCCGGCGCCGAGTTCGACTTCGAAGGTCTGTGA
- a CDS encoding lipoprotein, whose translation MKRLISSFAALTSIVAFACLVSACGQKGPLYLPDENQDPAEQAQSSQKQPSKAHKHDVYQ comes from the coding sequence ATGAAGCGCCTGATCTCTTCCTTTGCTGCGCTCACTTCGATCGTCGCTTTTGCTTGCCTTGTGTCGGCCTGCGGTCAAAAAGGCCCGCTGTACCTGCCAGACGAGAACCAGGACCCGGCCGAGCAGGCCCAGTCCTCGCAGAAGCAGCCTTCCAAGGCACACAAGCACGACGTCTACCAATAA
- the lysA gene encoding diaminopimelate decarboxylase, whose translation MDAFNYRGGELFAEGVALSAIAERFGTPTYVYSRAHIEAQYLAYADALEGVPHLVCFAVKANSNLGVLNVLARLGAGFDIVSRGELERVLAAGGSADKIVFSGVGKTRDDMRRALEVGVHCFNVESTDELERLQVVAAELGVRAPISLRVNPDVDAGTHPYISTGLKENKFGIAIADAEDVYIRAAQLPNLEVVGVDCHIGSQLTSLPPFLDALDRLLGLVDRLGDCGIYLRHIDLGGGVGVRYRDEEPPLVADYIKAVRERLDGRDLALVFEPGRFIVANAGVLLTQVEYLKHTEHKDFAIVDAAMNDLIRPALYQAWMNVTAVRPRDTAARTYDVVGPICETGDFLAKERELALEEGDLLAVHSAGAYGFVMSSNYNTRGRTAEVLVDGDQAFEVRRRETVAELFAGESLLPE comes from the coding sequence ATGGACGCTTTTAACTACCGTGGCGGGGAGCTGTTCGCGGAAGGGGTTGCCCTGTCCGCCATCGCCGAACGCTTTGGCACGCCGACTTACGTCTACTCCCGCGCCCACATCGAAGCCCAGTACCTGGCCTATGCCGATGCGCTGGAAGGCGTGCCGCACCTGGTCTGCTTCGCGGTCAAGGCCAACTCCAACCTGGGCGTACTGAATGTCCTGGCCCGTCTTGGCGCCGGTTTCGACATCGTTTCGCGCGGTGAACTGGAACGGGTACTCGCCGCTGGCGGCAGCGCCGACAAGATCGTGTTCTCCGGCGTCGGCAAGACCCGTGACGACATGCGTCGCGCCCTGGAAGTCGGCGTTCACTGCTTCAACGTCGAATCCACCGATGAGCTGGAACGCCTGCAAGTGGTCGCCGCCGAACTGGGCGTTCGTGCACCGATCTCGCTGCGCGTGAACCCGGACGTCGATGCCGGCACCCACCCGTACATTTCCACCGGTCTGAAGGAAAACAAGTTCGGCATCGCCATCGCCGACGCCGAGGACGTGTACATCCGCGCCGCACAGTTGCCCAACCTGGAAGTGGTCGGTGTCGATTGCCACATCGGTTCGCAACTGACCAGCCTGCCACCGTTCCTCGACGCCCTCGACCGCCTGCTGGGCCTGGTCGATCGCCTGGGCGACTGCGGCATCTACCTGCGCCACATCGACCTCGGTGGTGGCGTGGGTGTGCGTTATCGCGATGAAGAGCCGCCACTGGTGGCCGACTACATCAAGGCCGTGCGCGAACGCCTGGACGGTCGCGACCTGGCGCTGGTGTTCGAACCGGGCCGCTTCATCGTCGCCAACGCCGGCGTGCTGCTGACTCAGGTCGAGTACCTCAAGCACACCGAGCACAAAGATTTCGCCATCGTCGACGCGGCCATGAACGACCTGATCCGCCCGGCGCTGTACCAGGCGTGGATGAACGTCACCGCCGTACGCCCTCGCGATACCGCTGCGCGCACCTACGACGTCGTCGGGCCGATCTGCGAGACCGGCGACTTCCTGGCCAAGGAACGTGAACTGGCCCTGGAAGAAGGCGATCTGCTGGCCGTGCATTCGGCCGGTGCCTACGGGTTTGTCATGAGTTCCAACTACAACACCCGCGGGCGTACCGCCGAAGTGTTGGTGGACGGTGACCAGGCCTTCGAAGTGCGTCGCCGTGAAACGGTAGCCGAGTTGTTCGCTGGCGAAAGCCTGCTGCCGGAGTAA
- the dapF gene encoding diaminopimelate epimerase has translation MLLRFTKMHGLGNDFMVLDLVSQHAHILPKHAKQWGDRHTGIGFDQLLIVEAPSNPDVDFRYRIFNSDGSEVEQCGNGARCFARFVIDKRLTAKRQIRVETKSGIIELDVRNDGQISVDMGAPRLVPADIPFVADTQASSYALDVDGQAVELAAVSMGNPHAVLRVNDINNAPVHELGPKIEHHPRFPARVNVGFLQVIDRNRAQLRVWERGAGETQACGTGACAAAVAAISQGWMDSPLLIDLPGGRLSIEWAGPGQPVLMTGPAVRVYEGQVRL, from the coding sequence ATGCTGCTGCGTTTTACCAAGATGCACGGCCTGGGCAATGACTTCATGGTTCTCGACCTGGTCAGCCAGCACGCGCACATCCTGCCCAAGCACGCCAAGCAATGGGGTGATCGGCACACCGGCATCGGTTTCGACCAGCTGCTGATCGTCGAGGCGCCGAGCAACCCGGACGTGGATTTCCGTTACCGGATCTTCAACTCCGACGGCTCCGAAGTGGAACAGTGCGGCAACGGCGCGCGCTGCTTCGCCCGCTTTGTCATCGACAAGCGCCTGACCGCCAAGCGGCAGATTCGCGTCGAGACCAAAAGCGGCATCATCGAGCTGGATGTACGCAACGACGGCCAGATCAGCGTCGACATGGGCGCACCGCGCCTGGTGCCGGCAGACATCCCGTTCGTCGCCGACACCCAGGCATCCAGCTATGCGCTGGACGTCGATGGCCAGGCCGTGGAACTGGCTGCCGTGTCGATGGGCAACCCCCACGCCGTGCTGCGGGTCAACGACATCAACAACGCACCGGTGCATGAGCTGGGGCCGAAAATCGAACATCACCCGCGCTTTCCGGCACGGGTCAATGTCGGTTTCCTCCAGGTCATCGACCGTAACCGCGCGCAGTTGCGCGTCTGGGAGCGCGGTGCCGGGGAAACCCAGGCCTGCGGCACCGGCGCTTGCGCGGCCGCAGTAGCGGCCATCAGCCAGGGGTGGATGGATTCGCCGCTGTTGATCGACCTGCCCGGCGGGCGTCTGTCCATCGAATGGGCAGGCCCAGGCCAACCGGTGCTGATGACCGGCCCGGCAGTGCGAGTCTACGAAGGACAAGTGCGTCTTTGA
- a CDS encoding DUF484 family protein: protein MTDKPQVPARPSDESPAESLEAAAIAAYLEAHPDFFVEHEELLPSLRIPHRRGDTISLVERQMTILRDRNIELRHRLSHLMDVARDNDRLFDKTRRLILALMDAASLEDVVMCVEDSLRQDFQVPFVSLILLGDNPMPVGRWVTHADAQTAIGGLLSEDKSVSGSLREHELDFLFGEEQRKQIGSTAVVAISHQGIHGILAIASRDPQHYKSSVGTLFLSYIAEVMGRVLPRVNNPLRSVR, encoded by the coding sequence ATGACCGACAAGCCTCAGGTTCCCGCCCGACCATCCGACGAGTCCCCTGCCGAAAGCCTCGAGGCGGCGGCTATTGCCGCGTACCTGGAGGCGCACCCGGACTTTTTCGTCGAGCACGAAGAACTGTTGCCGTCGCTGCGCATCCCGCACCGGCGTGGCGACACCATCTCGCTGGTCGAGCGGCAGATGACCATCCTGCGCGACCGCAACATCGAGTTGCGCCATCGTCTTTCGCATTTGATGGACGTGGCCCGGGACAACGACCGGCTGTTCGACAAGACCCGTCGCCTGATCCTCGCGCTGATGGATGCCGCCAGCCTGGAAGACGTGGTGATGTGCGTCGAAGACAGCCTGCGCCAGGACTTCCAGGTACCGTTTGTCAGCCTGATCCTGCTGGGCGACAACCCGATGCCGGTCGGCCGCTGGGTGACCCATGCCGACGCACAGACCGCCATCGGCGGCCTGCTCTCGGAAGACAAGAGTGTCAGCGGCAGTCTGCGCGAGCATGAACTGGACTTCCTGTTCGGCGAAGAACAGCGCAAGCAGATCGGCTCTACCGCCGTCGTCGCCATCAGTCACCAGGGCATCCACGGCATCCTGGCCATCGCCAGCCGTGATCCGCAGCACTACAAGAGCTCGGTCGGCACCCTGTTCCTGAGCTACATCGCCGAAGTCATGGGTCGCGTGCTGCCACGGGTCAACAATCCCCTGCGCTCGGTACGCTGA
- the xerC gene encoding tyrosine recombinase XerC — protein MERQLDAYCEHLRSERQVSPHTLSAYRRDLDKVLGYCIKQNIGSWAALDIQRLRSLIARLHAQGQSSRSLARLLSAVRGLYHYLNREGLCDHDPANGLAPPKGERRLPKTLDTDRALQLLEGAVEDDFLARRDQAILELFYSSGLRLSELTGLNLDQLDLADGMVQVLGKGSKTRLLPVGQKAREALELWLPLRAMANPADDAVFISQQGRRLGPRAVQVRIKAAGERELGQNLHPHMLRHSFASHLLESSQDLRAVQELLGHSDIKTTQIYTHLDFQHLATVYDSAHPRAKRIKGDDS, from the coding sequence GTGGAACGGCAACTGGACGCTTACTGCGAACACCTGCGCAGTGAGCGGCAGGTGTCGCCCCACACCCTGTCGGCCTATCGCCGCGACCTCGACAAGGTGCTGGGCTACTGCATCAAGCAGAACATCGGCAGCTGGGCTGCGCTGGACATCCAGCGCCTGCGCAGCCTGATCGCCCGCCTGCACGCCCAGGGCCAATCGTCGCGCAGCCTGGCGCGCCTGCTCTCGGCAGTGCGCGGGCTCTACCACTACCTGAACCGCGAAGGCCTGTGCGACCACGATCCGGCCAACGGCCTGGCGCCGCCCAAGGGTGAGCGCCGCCTGCCCAAGACTCTCGACACCGACCGCGCGCTGCAACTGCTGGAAGGCGCCGTGGAGGATGATTTTCTCGCGCGCCGCGACCAGGCGATCCTGGAGCTGTTCTACTCCTCGGGGCTGCGCCTGTCGGAACTGACCGGACTCAACCTCGACCAACTGGACCTGGCGGACGGCATGGTCCAGGTGCTGGGCAAAGGCAGCAAGACCCGCCTGCTGCCCGTGGGCCAGAAGGCCCGCGAAGCGCTGGAGTTGTGGCTGCCATTACGCGCCATGGCCAACCCGGCGGACGACGCCGTGTTCATCAGCCAGCAAGGCCGACGCCTCGGACCACGGGCGGTGCAGGTGCGCATCAAGGCGGCGGGCGAGCGCGAGCTGGGGCAAAACCTGCACCCGCACATGCTGCGGCATTCCTTTGCCAGCCACTTGCTCGAATCGTCCCAGGACCTGCGCGCCGTGCAGGAGCTGCTCGGCCACTCGGACATCAAGACCACCCAGATCTACACCCACCTGGACTTCCAGCACCTGGCGACGGTCTACGACAGTGCCCATCCACGGGCCAAACGCATTAAGGGCGATGATTCATGA
- a CDS encoding HAD family hydrolase — protein sequence MTIQLITFDLDDTLWDTAPVIVTAEAVLREWLSLNAPNLGALPVEHLWEIRERVLSAEPELKHRISALRRRVLFHALQEAGYPHGEASDLADQSFEVFLHARHQLDIFPDVQPTLEILANHYALGVVTNGNADVRRLGLADYFKFALCAEDIGVAKPDARLFHEALHRGEATAETAVHIGDHPGDDIAGAQQAGLRAIWFNPAGKVWEAERLPDAEIRSLTELPALLAVWNKTHA from the coding sequence ATGACTATCCAGTTGATCACCTTCGACCTCGACGACACCCTGTGGGACACCGCCCCGGTCATCGTCACTGCCGAAGCCGTGTTGCGTGAGTGGCTGAGCCTGAACGCACCGAACCTGGGGGCGCTGCCGGTCGAACATTTGTGGGAGATTCGCGAACGCGTCCTGAGCGCAGAGCCGGAGCTCAAGCACCGCATCAGCGCGTTGCGTCGGCGCGTGCTGTTCCATGCGCTGCAAGAGGCGGGTTACCCGCACGGCGAGGCGTCCGACCTGGCGGACCAGAGCTTTGAAGTATTCCTGCACGCACGGCATCAGCTGGACATCTTCCCGGACGTGCAGCCGACCCTGGAAATCCTCGCCAATCACTACGCCCTGGGCGTGGTCACCAATGGCAACGCCGACGTGCGCAGGCTGGGGCTGGCGGACTACTTCAAGTTCGCCCTGTGCGCCGAAGACATCGGCGTCGCCAAGCCGGATGCGCGCCTGTTCCATGAAGCCCTGCACCGCGGCGAGGCCACGGCCGAGACGGCGGTGCACATCGGCGACCATCCCGGAGACGACATCGCCGGGGCGCAACAGGCGGGGCTGCGGGCGATCTGGTTCAACCCGGCCGGCAAGGTCTGGGAGGCTGAGCGCCTGCCGGATGCCGAGATCCGCAGCCTGACCGAGCTGCCGGCGTTGTTGGCGGTTTGGAACAAGACCCACGCCTGA
- the sutA gene encoding transcriptional regulator SutA, with protein sequence MSDDDLENDDLEVGDEDETEEGLEAAADDVAEDDGGDAPAPTAKGKAKAAVSVDELPSVEAKNKERDALAKAMEEFLARGGKVQEVEANVVADPPKKPDNKYGSRPI encoded by the coding sequence ATGAGCGACGATGATCTGGAAAACGACGACCTCGAAGTAGGCGACGAAGACGAAACCGAAGAAGGTCTGGAAGCAGCGGCGGACGACGTCGCTGAAGACGACGGCGGCGATGCGCCGGCCCCTACTGCCAAAGGCAAGGCCAAGGCTGCGGTGTCGGTCGATGAGCTGCCGAGCGTGGAAGCCAAGAACAAGGAGCGCGATGCCCTGGCCAAGGCCATGGAAGAGTTCCTGGCGCGCGGTGGCAAGGTGCAGGAAGTGGAGGCCAATGTGGTCGCCGATCCGCCCAAGAAGCCCGACAATAAGTACGGCAGCCGGCCTATCTGA
- a CDS encoding secondary thiamine-phosphate synthase enzyme YjbQ: MWQQTLITLRARPRGFHLVTDELLAGLPELKACRVGLLHLWLQHTSASLTINENADPAVRRDFERFFNRLIPQGTDGYEHNDEGLDDLPAHFKASVLGCQLSLPVSAGRLALGTWQGVYLGEHRDHGGARKVLATLYGEGA, translated from the coding sequence ATGTGGCAACAGACTCTGATTACCCTGCGGGCCAGGCCCCGGGGCTTTCATCTGGTAACGGACGAGTTACTCGCCGGCCTGCCTGAACTCAAGGCATGTCGGGTCGGTCTGTTGCATTTGTGGCTGCAGCATACCTCGGCGTCGTTGACCATCAACGAGAACGCCGATCCGGCGGTACGTCGCGACTTCGAACGATTTTTCAATCGTCTGATCCCACAAGGCACAGACGGCTATGAGCATAACGACGAAGGCCTGGACGACCTCCCGGCGCACTTCAAGGCCAGCGTACTTGGCTGTCAGCTCTCTTTGCCGGTTTCGGCAGGCAGGCTGGCGCTGGGGACCTGGCAAGGCGTTTATCTGGGCGAGCACCGTGATCATGGCGGTGCTCGTAAAGTCCTCGCCACCTTGTACGGTGAAGGGGCATAA